The genomic stretch GTACGCCGGCGCCGATGGCGGTAGCCTGGTTATAGGTATGCAGGCTCCAGTTGGTAGGCTCATTGTCTACTTTGTGGTCAGCAATACGGCCATTGCCGGCATCAAACAGGTTGGTCCTGGCCCAGCCATATACTTCTTTTGCTTTGTTCAGGTATTCCTCGTCTTTGGTGATATTGTGCAGGGTCATGGCGGCAATGATGGTGGGGTAGTTGATGCAGGCTGTTTTGCCGCGGCGGTGCCAGTCCCATTCCATGCCGCCATTGGATTCATGGGAGCCTTTCCGGTCAATGGAAGGATCGCCGTACCATACAAAGTTGAATCCTTCTTTCGAGAGGTCCAGGTATTGTTGTTCCCCGGTTAGCTCATAGGCCCTGGCCAGGGAAATGATCCACCACATCATATCGTCCCAGATAAACCATTTCACATCATTCCGCCAGTTGTAGTTGGCATAGGTATCGCCACCGCCCTGGAAAATATCCGCCACCAGCTGTTTGTACTTCGTGTCTTTTGTCCGCTTCCAGGCGTTCATGGCCATATCCCAGTAAATGGCCTGGCACCAGATAGCGGCGGTCCCGCTTTTGTCAGAAGCGCGGAAATAGATCTTACGGACAGGATCGTAGAGGTGTTTGTTGAAATCATTGTAGGCGGCAGTTGCGTCATTGGCGGTGAAGGACACTTTGCCGGTAGTGGGCGGCGGTGTGGTTGTGTTGCTGTCGCCGCCGCTCTTGCTGCAGGAGCAGGCGGAGATGCCGATCAGTAAAATAAGGGCGCTGCAGCTGAAGAATACGGGTGTCATATGTAATCGTTAAATGAGTTAAGCAATTCAGTTAAAAAAGTAAGATGAAATGATGCGATGATCATTTCATCTTACTGAAATTATGACTGTTCGGGTACGGCTTTATCTGACAGAGATCTTCCTGATCCGCTGATTGGCCAGATCCAGTACATACATATCGCCGTTTTTGTCAACGGCTATGCCTGTTGGCGCACTGAAACGGGCATTGGTACCGGTACCGTCCACAAAGCCGGTGCTGCCCTGGCCTGCAATGGTGGTCACGCTCCAGTTGTCCGGTGTGATCATCCGTACGCAATTGCTGTTCCTGTTGCTTTCACCCAGGCCGGATACGTACAGGTTGTTCTGGCCGTCAATGGCAATGCCCCAGGGCCTGTTGAGCCTGACCACATCGCCCTGCCCGTCTACCCAGCCGGACTGGCCGTTCTTTCCAACAATGTCAACACCGCCGTCAAAGGCGTCGGTGGCGGCATTGTAGCTGTATTTGCGAACGGTATGGGCGTCGTAATGGGTGGCATAGATATTACCGCTGGCGTCAATGGTAATGGTGCAGGGGAGCGAGTAATTGATCACCCTGGTAACGGTACTGTTCTTCAGGGTGTACACGCCGTCGCCGTAGAAATCTGTCCAGTAGATAGTACCGGTGGTTTTGTTGATGGCCAGGGAAGTGGGTTCATTCAGACCGGATCCGTCCTTGTAGGCCCAGGTGGATACGGCGCCATCAGGCGTGATCTTGCGGATGCGTTTGCCGTTCCTTTCCGCTACAAATACATTCCCGCTGGCATCCACGGTGGTGGCACAGGGATTATTGAAGCGGGCGGTGGCGGCAGGGCCGTCCTCAAAGCCATTGGCGCCTGAGCCGGCAAAAGTACTCACCACGCCGTCCGGGGTAATTTTCCGGATCACCTGGTTGCCGCCATCCGGTACAAACACATTCCCGTTGTCATCCACGGAGAGCTGGGAACGGACGCCGTTAAAGTTGAAAGAAGCGGCGGCGCCGGTCCCATCAATAAAACCTGCATTGCCTGAACCGGCCAGGGTGGTCACCACGTAGGAGAACTGGTAGTTGAACTCATCCGTACTGGCGCCGGAATGATCACCAATGGATACCGTTACCGGACCGGTGCCGGTCTTCTGTGGCAGGAAGGCCATGATCTGGTTTTCTTTGGCGCCTACTATTTTTAAGGGCACCCCGTTGATGCTGACCCTGATCTGAGCCGTGTCCGTGGAAAAGTTGCTGCCGTTAATGAGGATCTCCGTACCGGTAGCGCCTTTTTCAGGGGCGAAGGAACTTACTACAATGGGGTTGGAGGGATTATGGCTATAGCCTTTGTTGTCCTTGCTACAGGCGCCCAGTGCCAGCGCTGCAGCGCAGGAGAGCAGTATATATGATTTTATTTTCGGGATCATAATTTACAAATTGGCCGTTCATAATGCGCAGGCGGATCCTGTTACAGGATCATCGCCTGCGTGGGTTGTGCAAAAAACAGGGTTGTTTACCAGCCGGTGTTCTGTACCAGTTCAACATCGTTGTTGATCTCTTCCTGGGGCAGGGGGAACAGGTAATGTTTTTTGTTGAATACCCTTGTCTCAAAAGATTTGACCGTATAGAAACCGGATTCAGTGGTGGCGTCAATGTCCAGTCCGTACATTTTTCCGTTCTCTGTTGTTTCCGCAATCTTCCAGCGGCGTACGTCAAAGAAGCGGCTGTTCTCGAAGGCCAGTTCCACGCGGCGTTCTTTACGGATGGCCTGCCGCATTTCTTCCTGGCTGGCGGGAATGGCCAGGCCATCGGAGCCCACGCCATACTGAGGGATGCCGGCCCTTTCGCGGATCAGGTTGAGGTATTTCAGGGTCTCGTTCAGGTTGCCTGCATAGTTGTCTTCATTCAGCGCTTCTGCATAACCCAGGTAGATCTCTGCCAGGCGCAGCAGGACCAGTTTATGATCGGTGCTGTTATCCCATTTGCCGGTGCTCATGGATTTGCGCACGCCATAACCGGTAACGGAATAGTCGCCGCCGGTGCCATCTGCTTTTTTGCCGGAGTTGCCGCCCCTGTAGAGGGTGGTCTCAACAGGGTAAGTAGGGTTCAGCCAGTTGCTGCGGTTGTAGGTGATATTGACGTAGAACCTGGGTTCCCGGTTCACCCATTGGTTGTAGATGCTTTTGGAACCGAGGGTAGCATTGGTAGAAGGCGCTTTGAAATCCGTGAAGCCGGAGAGCTGGTAGCCGGATGCGGCGTTCACAATGGGAGAACCGTCTGCATTGTAGCCCAGTACAGGGCTCTGGCCATTGGCCATGAAGAAGGCATCCACCATTTGCTGGGTAGCGGCCAGGCCGGTGCCACCTTTCACATCATTGCTGGCGGCGCCGTCATGGCGGGGGCAGAGCTCATACTGCCGGGAGTTAACAGAACCGCTGCGGGCCAGGATCACTTCCCGGTTCCAGTCTACCAGCGTAACGTTGCGGCAGGATTTATAAGCGTTGTAGGTGCTGCCGTCATATTCCTTGTACAGGTCGTAGGTGCCGGGCACAAACTCAGTGATGAATGCTTTGTAGGCGTCAGCGGCTGTTTTCCATTTGTTGGCGTCATTGCTCTGGGAAATGAGCTGTTTACCGTCCTTGTTCTTCAGGTTGGCATAATCTGCATTGCCGTTGAAGAGCGGGCTGGCGGCTACCAGCAGGGCCTGTGCTTTGTAGGCCAGGGCCATACCTCTGGTAACGCGGCCGTAGTTGAGGTCGTCTGTAGGGGTTACGGGCAGGTCGTTGGCGGCAGCGGTCAGTTCGGAGCTGATGAAATCCACCACTTCTTCCACGGAGTTGCGGGGCATCTGGAGGTTGGCGGTGGGCTCAACAGGTTTTTCGCCCATCAGTACCACTGGGCCGTATATGCGGAGCAGCTGGTAGTAATAGATGGCCCTCAAAGCCCGGGCTTCCGCTTTATAGCGGTTCTTCAGGTTCTGGTCCAGGTCGCCAATCTGGTCAGCGTTGGCAATAAAGGTGCTGGCGCCCTGTATGCCCTGGTAATAATTGGTCCAGTAGGTCCTGACAAATTCAGCGGTGGCATCCCAGGCGCCGATGTTCAGGTTATTGGAGCGGACAAAGCCCCAGAGGAATTCAGCTTCGTCAGAGCCGCCGGTCCAGATGCCGCCACTGTTGTAGCTGTCGCTGGAGCTGTATTTGCCGCCGTCCCTTTGACCAAATTCATCAGGGATATGGGAATAAACATTGGCTAAGAATCGCTGGGCAGTTGTCCAGCTCTGGAAAATATCATCACCCGATAATTTATCGTCCGGCACTTTATCAAGGTATTTTTTGCAGGAGGCCAGTGCCGCCAGTGCAAAAAACAGGTATATAGTCTTACGCATGATTGTTACAGTTTAATGAGGAGCATTAGAATTTCAGGTTAACGCCCAGAGAAATGGTCCGTACGTTAGGGTAGCTGATACCATTATCTGTGTTCAGCTCGGGATCCCAGAGTTTGAACTGGGTGAACGTAAGCAGGTTGATACCCTGCAGGTAAATGGAAGCGTTCCTGATGCCATAGCGCGACAGCATCTCAGCGGGCAGGTTATAGGAAACCATGGCTGTTTTAAGGCGGATGAAGCTCACATCCTTTACCCACCAGGAGCTGGCCTGGGTATTGTTGAAGTTCCTGTCCTCACCATAGGCCAGGCGGGGGTAGAACGCATCCTGGCTGGGGTTTTCAATAGTCCACCTGTCCAGGGCCTGTGCATAGGCATTGGAAGCGTCAGAGGCGTCGAAAGGCATGATAGCCCGGCCCTGCAGCATCCTGTCGGCATTGTCGATGCCCTGGAACAGCACACCTACCTGGAATTTTTTGTAACCGATATTGAAACCGAAACCATACACCATGGAGGGGAGGTCGCCACGACCGATCTTCACTTTGTCATTGGCGTCAATAACGCCGTCGCCGTTCATGTCTT from Candidatus Pseudobacter hemicellulosilyticus encodes the following:
- a CDS encoding RagB/SusD family nutrient uptake outer membrane protein; the encoded protein is MRKTIYLFFALAALASCKKYLDKVPDDKLSGDDIFQSWTTAQRFLANVYSHIPDEFGQRDGGKYSSSDSYNSGGIWTGGSDEAEFLWGFVRSNNLNIGAWDATAEFVRTYWTNYYQGIQGASTFIANADQIGDLDQNLKNRYKAEARALRAIYYYQLLRIYGPVVLMGEKPVEPTANLQMPRNSVEEVVDFISSELTAAANDLPVTPTDDLNYGRVTRGMALAYKAQALLVAASPLFNGNADYANLKNKDGKQLISQSNDANKWKTAADAYKAFITEFVPGTYDLYKEYDGSTYNAYKSCRNVTLVDWNREVILARSGSVNSRQYELCPRHDGAASNDVKGGTGLAATQQMVDAFFMANGQSPVLGYNADGSPIVNAASGYQLSGFTDFKAPSTNATLGSKSIYNQWVNREPRFYVNITYNRSNWLNPTYPVETTLYRGGNSGKKADGTGGDYSVTGYGVRKSMSTGKWDNSTDHKLVLLRLAEIYLGYAEALNEDNYAGNLNETLKYLNLIRERAGIPQYGVGSDGLAIPASQEEMRQAIRKERRVELAFENSRFFDVRRWKIAETTENGKMYGLDIDATTESGFYTVKSFETRVFNKKHYLFPLPQEEINNDVELVQNTGW
- a CDS encoding IPT/TIG domain-containing protein; this translates as MIPKIKSYILLSCAAALALGACSKDNKGYSHNPSNPIVVSSFAPEKGATGTEILINGSNFSTDTAQIRVSINGVPLKIVGAKENQIMAFLPQKTGTGPVTVSIGDHSGASTDEFNYQFSYVVTTLAGSGNAGFIDGTGAAASFNFNGVRSQLSVDDNGNVFVPDGGNQVIRKITPDGVVSTFAGSGANGFEDGPAATARFNNPCATTVDASGNVFVAERNGKRIRKITPDGAVSTWAYKDGSGLNEPTSLAINKTTGTIYWTDFYGDGVYTLKNSTVTRVINYSLPCTITIDASGNIYATHYDAHTVRKYSYNAATDAFDGGVDIVGKNGQSGWVDGQGDVVRLNRPWGIAIDGQNNLYVSGLGESNRNSNCVRMITPDNWSVTTIAGQGSTGFVDGTGTNARFSAPTGIAVDKNGDMYVLDLANQRIRKISVR
- a CDS encoding glycoside hydrolase family 76 protein; this encodes MTPVFFSCSALILLIGISACSCSKSGGDSNTTTPPPTTGKVSFTANDATAAYNDFNKHLYDPVRKIYFRASDKSGTAAIWCQAIYWDMAMNAWKRTKDTKYKQLVADIFQGGGDTYANYNWRNDVKWFIWDDMMWWIISLARAYELTGEQQYLDLSKEGFNFVWYGDPSIDRKGSHESNGGMEWDWHRRGKTACINYPTIIAAMTLHNITKDEEYLNKAKEVYGWARTNLFDAGNGRIADHKVDNEPTNWSLHTYNQATAIGAGVLLYNKTKDITYLNDAKLVADYTMNKMSDADGILSYESGEEQGVYNAILAQYMIRLIEDGNQPQYLPWLRKNINTAYGKRNSSTGLMGKNYKVTPASGVAVSSYDACSIPALMQVVPPEQ